The Streptomyces puniciscabiei genomic interval GCGCAGACGACCGGCGTCAAGCTCGCCCGCCCGCGCCCGCTGGTCGTGCCGATCCTGCGCGCCGGCCTCGGCATGCTGGACGGCATGGTGCGGCTGCTGCCGACCGCCGAGGTGGGCTTCCTGGGCATGATCCGCAACGAGGAGACGCTGCAGGCCTCCACCTACGCCTCGCGCATGCCGGAGGACCTCTCGGGCCGCCAGGTGTACGTCCTGGACCCGATGCTGGCCACGGGGGGCACGCTGGTCGCCGCGATCCAGGAGCTCATCAAGCGGGGCGCCGACGACGTCACCGCCGTGGTGCTGCTCGCCGCTCCCGAGGGCGTCGAGCTCATGGAGCGGGAGCTGGCGGGGACGCCGGTGACGGTGGTGACGGCGGCTGTGGACGACCACCTCAACGAGCATGGGTACATCGTGCCGGGGCTGGGGGACGCCGGGGACCGTCTCTACGGCGCTGCCGAGTAGTTCGCGCGGCTCATGGGGCGCCCCTCGCGGGGCGCTTCTCAGCAGCTCTTCTTCGTGGATGCCGTCGGTGCGGGGGCGGTCAGCTTGGTCAGGGCCTGGTCCGCGGCCGCCGGCGTGGCCAGGCTCTTGAAGCCGTCCCCGAGGATGAGGTCGAGATCGGCGCCCTTGCGGGTGTCGGTGCGCTGTTCGGCACCGGAGAGCTGCGTGCCCAGTACCGCCAGTGAGGTGTTCTGCGCGGAGGCCGGGCCGAGCAGCATCCCGGCGGTCTTGACCTTCTTGTCGAACTGCCCGGGCGCGTTGCCCACGTTGCCGATGCGGAAGCCCCGCTTCTTCAGCTCGTCGGCGGTGGCCTTGGCCAGCCCGGTGCGCGCGGTGGCGTTGTAGACGTTGACGGTGATCTGGCCCGGCTTGGGCAGGGACCTCACCTGTGCGGCCGTAT includes:
- the upp gene encoding uracil phosphoribosyltransferase translates to MRLHVVDHPLVAHKLTTLRDQRTDSATFRRLADELVTLLAYEATRDVRTDAVDIRTPVAQTTGVKLARPRPLVVPILRAGLGMLDGMVRLLPTAEVGFLGMIRNEETLQASTYASRMPEDLSGRQVYVLDPMLATGGTLVAAIQELIKRGADDVTAVVLLAAPEGVELMERELAGTPVTVVTAAVDDHLNEHGYIVPGLGDAGDRLYGAAE
- a CDS encoding LytR C-terminal domain-containing protein — protein: MSMLTPPGMGGQYRITGDKYPRMRPPRRRARLVAAVVASVAVLGLIGWGTLQLIDVFTGGAKKSTTAGAKTGCHTKADTAAQVRSLPKPGQITVNVYNATARTGLAKATADELKKRGFRIGNVGNAPGQFDKKVKTAGMLLGPASAQNTSLAVLGTQLSGAEQRTDTRKGADLDLILGDGFKSLATPAAADQALTKLTAPAPTASTKKSC